The genome window GGCGACTTTACCGCTGGTAACCGTGTTGGCAACTGTAAATGTGATTGGGTGGTTCTGACGGACGGCCGCAATTAGATGATTATCCATTAAAGTTCCTCCTAACAAAAAAGTGGTCAGGTTACACTGAACCTGACCACTGGTGGTTTAAACGCACATTTTCCTTCGCAAGTATCAACTTGACAGGTTCTAGAGTCCACGGCTCTGGCCGTATCTCAGTCCGGTAAACGGACCCCCCTAATGTAATTACATTATTTAATTGACTTAATTATACACTAACCAGGGTTCTTTGCCTAGTTTACATAATTTCGAATATCTTAGCGATCTCTTGCAAAGCGTAAACTAGACGAAGGGGAAGCTGTTAACCATTAGCGGATTAGTGGCAGTTTTGAATCACCGTGGAGTACAGTTAAGGTTAAGGAATAATAAATAACGTTGCAAACCAAGATCTTAATTCGCAACGTTATTTTAGTTTACATAATTCCAGATATAACGATTACTACTCAAATTTAAAGTTCTGCACTACTTTATCAAGGTCCTCCTGCTCAATCCCGAGGTAGTGACGGGTGTTGCGCTCGGAGGAGTGGTTGAAGAGCTGGGAGATAATTTCGACGTTGACGCCCTTTTTGTAAAGCTGGCGGCCAAAGGTTTTACGGAAGGAGTGGGTGCCTAACTTGGCGGCTAGCTGGGGATTGCCAGTTTTGCGGCCCATGCGTTGCAGCATCTCGTAGAAGCCATGGACGGAGAAATGGCCATCCTGTTTTCCAGGAAAGAGGTAGTCGTTCTCGTCGTGGTAGTTGAGGTCATTAAGATAGTTAATGATTTCAGCCAGACAATTATTCCAAAAAAGTGTTTTGGCCTTCCCGGTTTTCTGCTCAATCACCCGGGTCTTGGTCTTATTGAGGACGTGGCCCACGCGGAGGGTGACCACGTCTGAGGCCCGCAGGCCATTATTGAGGGCGATTGCGATCATCAGGAGGTTGCGGTTGACCAGTTCCGGTCGTGACGCCGCCTTGATGGTGTTACACAGCTGTTCATATTCCGTGAGGGTCAAAAATTTGACGTTCTCGACCCAAATTTTCCGGCGGCCCTTCACCTGGCCGTTGGTCTTGTTCTTCGGAATGTATTCCCGTTTTTTAGTTGACATAATATCATATCCTTTGATTACTTCTCGAGGTAGGCAATCATCTGGGGAAGGTATTCCTCACACTCCTTCTTTCCCCGTTCATAGAGTTTGCGAATCTTCCTGACGTTTCCCTCAACCCGTTTGATTTTGATGGGCTTCTTCGGCACAATATCAAAAATCTTGCCATCGTTAGCCAGCCGGTTAAGCTCGGTGATTTGCCGGTTGTAGACGAGGGGACGGTTAATCCCCGCTTCAGCAAACTGGGGGTAATCCTTGTAAAAGCGGTGGTACAGTTCCTTGACTGCCCGACTAGATGGCTTTTTCCGGTACTTGGCATCGCGGGTGCGGACGACAACGATTTTATCGAAGCCCTGCTGCTGGGCGATGTCGTAGGGAATCGAATCAGCAATGCCACCGTCGAGGCATAGTCCCTGGCTGGTTTCTTGCGGATCCGAGAGGAAAGGCATTGAGGAAGACGCTTTAAGCGCCTGGTTTAGTTCATCACCAGTGGGGTCAGTAAAGAAGACCGTCTTCCCGGTATTAAGGGACGTGGCAACGGCTGTAAAGTGGGAAGAGGATCGCTTGTAGGCCTGCTCGTCAAAGTTGCGCCAGGAGTAACCGTGGTCCTCAAAGAGATAATCAAGGTTGATAATCTGTTTCTTAAATACCCGGGCCATTGAAATATAGTTTCGATCATGCCGATAGTTGATATTGATGCTGGCGGCCCGGCCGTACTGTTTAGCAACGAAATTAACGCCATTGAGTGAGCCCGCAGATACCCCGATGACACTCCGGAACTCAATATGGTGAGCGAGGAATGTGTCGACGATTCCGGCCGTGTATTGCCCACGAAAGGCACCACCCTCAAGAACAAGTGCTGCATTGTATAACATACTTCTCTAAGTCTCCTTATTTGCCGTTAAAAGAGGTCATTTAACGTAAGCCTGTTTTTTAATAAAATTATACAACAGTCTTACACCAAATGTCACCCATTTAAAAGCCTATGAGAACGGCATTTGCAAGCTATGATAGTAAGACTCTTTTATCAAAAGAGTCTTACTAAACGCTTTCTCTTGGTGAATCTGGCCAGATTTGGGAAATTTGCTCTCAGACGTTCTGAAATTAGTTTCGATGGGTAAGTCATCAACTGAAAACGTCTGAGCGGTAAACTAGGTGGGAGTAGGATAAAATAAAACATTGTTGACCCACGGCCCGCTTAGCTTGCCAGCCAGCGACTGTGCCGATGCATTTTTACCTTTAAAATAGTTAAGAGGCTGGATCAATTCCCAGCCTCTTAACTATTTCTTTTCTTTGCTAATTTCGTCTAATGCTTCCCGCTGTTGGGTGACACCAACGTGGGTGTAGAGATCGGTTGCCGATGTTCCTTTCTGCCCCAGTTGCTGGGCGACCAAGACCTGATCCTTGGTAACCTCGTACATCTCCGAAGCCAAGGTGTGCCGGAGCTTGTGGGGGGTAAGAGGGTGCCCAAAGGCGGTTGAGTACTTTTTAACCATCCGTTCGATCGCGTTGGCGGTCATCCGCCGGGTTTCACCGTGGTAAACTGTCAAAAAGAAAGCTGTATCTTTCTTTAATGCGTGGTAACGCTGGGCACGGATTGCCAGATAGTCTTGAAGGTACTGGATCGACCAAGGAGCAATCGGCACCGAGTCACGTTGCCCACCCTTACGCACGACGTCGAGCAGTCCCTGGTTGATATTCAGGTCGCCAAGGTTAACATTCGCCGCCTCGGAAACCCGCACCCCAGTTCCTAAAATTAAGGCAATGATTGCAATATCCCGTTCCCGGTTGACCTTAAAGGCGGGAAGAGCACGCTTGTCACACTTGTGCAGGTACTCATTTTGGATAAAGTTAATGAAGTCAAACTTCATTTGCCCCCGATACATATGCGAAGACAAGGTATGGGCCCGGTAGTTTAGGGTCTGTGTATCATTTAAGGAATCAATCTTCAGCATAACGTTGCGGTAGAAGTAAGGTTCTCCGTCATTGATATCGGCGGTGACCGTTAAATATTTGAATAGGGAACGGAGGGCGTTGATTGACCGGTTGATGGACGTCGGCGAATTTAGCCGCCCCTGTGCATTTTGGGTATGTTTGAGGTGGTCGATGTAAAGCATAATATCGTTTCGCCGAAGTTTTTCCAGGGTCTTAGTGGAAATGCCGGTGTTATCTTGGGCGTCCGTCAAGCCACTTACCCGAAGCCAGTCAAAAAAACGCCGGATTTCGGTTAGGTACTGGTAGGTTGTCGTGACGGCATGGTTGGTACCAAGGTAGTATTCATTGACGTAGTCCGGTAGCTTCGCCAGTTCGGACTGAATTAGGGTTAGGTATTTATCTGCTTCCATGTTTCCACTCCTTGAGAAAGTCATAAACTTATTATAAAACGAAATTGGCGAAAAAGTGTACAATAGGAGTGGTACAAAAAGGAGGAACAAAAGATGAGTATTGAAAAAGACCGGGCCTTCGCGGAAGTTTTGCGGCAGTTATCGACCGCGGAACTGCTGGATCGCTACTATCGGCAGACCCCCGAACTAACGGATAAGGTCCTGACGAACAAGATAGATGACGAACAACTAGCAGAAGGGCCGCTTACCATTAATGGCGTCCAGATGAGTGAACAGGATGCCCGTGATTATCTGATTATGCAGCTGGTTAAGCGGAGCCACAAGGAGAAGTAGATGAAAGCTCTCTCCTTACACCCGGAAAACGCAGCGGCAGTAGCCTGGGGCGATAAGCTGGTTGAATACCGAACCTGGCAAACCAATTACCGTGGACCGCTACTGATTTGCGCTAGTGCGAAACGCCAACCGGGTTTTCTCGCCGGGTATGCCCTTTGCGTGATGAACCTGGAGGGGATTTATCACTTTCCGGATGGTAGTTACGGCTGGCGGTTCTCTCCATATCCAACCGGGCTGTCTTACCATATTGAGCCGGCGGCAATCAAGGGCCGCCAGCGCTTGTTTAACGTGGATAATGTTTTGATTCAACCAGTGAAGTGGGAACACCAGGGACAAATTGACTGGGAGCAAGCTGAGCAGTGGCTGGAGCAAGTTTACCGACCCTTGATTAAATAAGTAGAAAAAAGGAACTTAACAATCGTCAGTAATGACCACTGTTAAGTTCCTTTGTAGTAATCGGGAAAACAGGATTCGAACCTGCGACCCCCTGGTCCCAAACCAGGTGCTCTACCAAGCTGAGCTATTTCCCGAAATAATTGTTCACCAGCGAACGGTTACTATCATAGCAATTTATTAGTGATTAGGCAAGACCTTTTAGTAAATTTCCTGATAATTTTTACTAATTGCTATTGGAGATGAATTTAATTCACGAGAACGATATTATGTCAACTAATATCAAAAGTGGAGGGACAGAACTGACTTGACTAGTACGTCGGTCTACCACTTTCGACGCGTAGTTAGCGTGGCTGCGGCAGCTTTAGCTTTAAAATAGCAAAGAGGCTGGTTTTATTCCCAACCTCATCTGTGTAGAAATATAATGGTTGCCGTCATATAACAATCACTATGGTTCGGTAACGGTCTTATTTTCAACCTTGTTAGTCTTTGGGTTGAAGTAAGTCAGGTGTGACTTCCGATCCTTAGTCTTTTGCGCATTGCTGATGTTGTAGTTGCCGCCGTAAAGGGCACCTTCCCAGCCACCGTACATTGGACAAGGCAAGATGATGTACTTGCTACCGAATTGGTTTGCATTTTCCATTACATCTTGGTAACGGTCCTTGACAGAAGGGGACTTCGGATCATTCATGTCAGTCAAACTATCGCCGAAGAACATAATGACATTATTGTTCTTTTCGATAGCCTGCCGGCGTGTTTCCTTGCTTTTATCGTTCTTTCCCTTCAGCAGGATGTGGTCATCGGTTGCTTGCGGAAGACCCTGATTGGCAAGGTTCTTCTTCGTAGCCTTGAGTTGGCCAGTCGACCGGTCACTCACGTAGTAAATCTGAACGCCATTTTGGTTCGCGTAGTTTAAGAAGTCCTTGGCACCCGGAACCGGCTTTGCCTTAGCGGCATTTACCCAATCGTTCCAATGGTCAGGGAATTGCTCATCGTGAAGAGCGTTGTAGGCTTGGTATGGCGAGTTATCTAAGACAGTCTCATCAATATCGAGAATAATAGCACGTGGTTGTGCGCTTGCTTGTGCCAAATCCTGGTCCAGGTTCCGCCGAGCGATGTTGTAACCCTGTAAGTAAAGGGCCTTACATTCGGCAGAAGTTTGGTACCAAGCTACTGCCATGGTATTTTGGTTGCCAATATCGGACTTAGCAGCGGTAATAGTAGCAGTACCGCTAAAACTAATTACGCTTAGCGCCATTAATAAAGCGGCGCTGGCTTGCATTGCCATCTTTTTGAACTTATTCATGTAAATACATCCTCCCAATTAACGGCTCATCTACACATTGTGATTGTAGCAAGCGCTTACACAAAAGTAAATGGGTTTATTATAAATAATTATATTCATTAACTCAGCCTAAATCCGGGGGGCGGCCAGCAGAGCAATGAGCTAATGGTAAAGAGCTATTTAAACTAAAAATTCGGGCCTGCGGCAAACCATAGTTTTGTCACAGGCCCGAATTGCTTATTCTTGATGTTAGCGACGTTTCCAAACGCAACTAACCCCAGCGGTGATTAATAGCCAGCCTAACCCAATCAGGCTCATTTTGACACCGGTCTTCAATCCTGGTGTTTGGTAGTTGAAGGCAACGTGGTGCTGGCCTGCAGGCAGCCAAACACCGAGAAAGGCTTGGTTGGTGCGAACCGTTTTCGCCCGGTGCCCGTCAACGTTGACCGTCCACCCGGTAGAGTAGGGGATTGAGGAAGTCAGGATTCCGGAACGTGGAGTGGTAATTGTCCCGCTGACCTGGTTCCGTTTGAATTGGAGGTTAGTCAGGGCGTGCTGCTGGATGGCCCGAACTTGCTGATCATAATGACTGTCAAGTTTTTCGGCCACCACCTTGTAGTCTAGCTGGTAAGTGCCGAGCTTAGATGGTTGGAAGGTCAGCGCTTCCGGCAAGCCCCCCTGGTAGTAACCAATGTTTAAGGTCGAATTGGTGACCTTCTTAAAGAGGGAGAGGACGTTTTGCTTTGCCTGAACCACGCTGGCAGTGCCAAACTTGCTCGTGTAGTTTAACTTAAAGCTGATATCCGGCGAACCGTTAAGTACGTGGTAGCGCCAGTATTGATACTTAGTGAAGCGCTGGTTGATGACGCTGCCCGGGTTTACCGCCATCTGCTGGAGGTGTTTCTGGTCATACTTGATCTGCTCCTTCATGCTAAACGGCGTGTACTTAATTTTGGAGAATTCAATGTGTAATTCAGTCTGCTTGAAGCGCTTGGCAAACTTCTTATTCTCCAGTTCCGGGAATTGCAGCTGGTAGTTTTCATCACTGTCGGTATACTTGAGCTGGTGGGGATTAACCTGGTTGAGCCGGTTAGAAACCAGCACGCTCTTGAGGGTGTAAACCTGGTTGTGAAGGTTGGCCGGCCGCATCCCCTTGGTCGAGCCGTCCACCAATACTCCTGCCGCAAGCGCCCGTTCCTTAGCGGTTGGCGAAAGACGGCGGTAACGCTTGGCGCTAATGTAGTCGCCTTGCCAGTAAAGCAGTGGGAAGGCCTGCTTGCTCTGGTAGCGAATTGTCTGGGTCGGCACAAAGGGTTCCTTTCCCTTTTGGATGGCCCGTGGATTGGGCTGACCGCTATCATAGTTGATCACCGGGTCCGTGGCCTTGTCCATGAAGTAGCCAGCCGGGATTTTCGTTGCGTTCTTGCCGTTACTCTGCACGAAGAGGTATTTTACACCAAAGAAGTTGTTCATGATGCTTCGATCATCGGCCTGGCGGATGGGGATGTTCGCCTGGTACTGGTTGTTTTGCAAGCTGGTGTTGAACTGGCCCAGGTACTTATTTTGCAGGGAGTAATAGGAGTCAATATTATTAAGCCCGGACGTAAGGTCATTATCGAGGTTTGGCCCAAGGTCGTCGACACTCCCGCTGCTATTGATGATTTGGTTCTGACTGACGGTTGAAACCCGGTAGAATGGCTTTCCCGTTAGTCCCTGGTCGAGGCCGCCATAGCGGTTGGCGGTAATTGCCTGGTACTCCCCCCGGCTCAGCATATTTTTCGTGAAGTTTCCGTTATACGGGAAGGCGGAATAAACCGCGTTAAAAGCCGCGTTGAGGACGATTAAGCCGAGTAGCCAGCGGTCAGGCGATTGTGGGCGGTGCAGGTCAATCATCCACAGGGTCAGCAGTGAAACGATCAGGAAAATAACCGGCATGAAAATATCATCATTGTTCTCAAAGAAGAAGGTGACGATTAGAATCAGCAGGTAAACACCGGTGGCCCAGCTGAGGATCCAAAGGTCGCGGTGACTCAGCTGGGGAGCGTTCTGGACGAGAATGCAGACAGTCATTGCTAGTGGCAGGTAAATTAACAGTGTCCAGCGGTTGGAAGCCGACATCATTCCGTTAAAGAAGGCTCCCACAGCCGGGATGAGCAGCATGATTAGTGCCAAGGCAAGACTAATCGTCAAAAGGGGGTACTGCTTGGGCCGGCTGTAAATGTAGACTAGGGCCAGAAAGCCGATGGAGACGATCCCCAAGGCTGTCCAATACATGAAGTACCACTGTCCACCATTAATCAGCTGCTTAGGTAGAAAGAGGTAGTAGTAGAGAGGGTAGACCTTTAGACCGTTCGCAAATTCCGACCCAGTCCGGGTAGAGTTCATGACGGCAATCAGTTCCGGAACCAGCATGACCGCGGAAACTAGGATACTGCTAATCGTGGCAAAGGCCAGTTTGGCAAGCGTTTGCCAGTAGTTCAGCTTTGTCCGGTAATGGGTTGCAACGCGCAGGATCAGGTAGAGCACGGCGCCGATTCCCAGGACGAAGGCAAAGTAGTAATTACTGATCAGCATCCAGGTAAAGGCCCCCACCAGCGGCCAGGCACTTCTTCCCTGAAGGACCCGTTCTAGCTGAACCACGATTAACGGGAAGAGGATAAAGGGGGTCGTAAAAAAGGGCTGGGCAATACAAGCGTACAGGAGAAAAGCATTTACCATGTACGTTGCTGCTCCCGCTAAGATGACGTTATCACGAAAACGGAAGTGCTGGGCAAAGTAGACAAAGGCTAGGCCAACACAGTATAGCCGGATTACCGTGATTACCTGGTAGGCGAGGGTCATTTTAGCGGCCGGGAAGAGGAGGGCGAGGTAGGCAAAAACGTCACCGATTGTATAGTAGGAATAAACCTGAAAAGTATCAGTCCCCAGCCCCATCTTCCACGACCAGTACTGAAACTGCCCGGGGTGATGGAAAAAGTGGATTAAAGCTGCCCGGTAGTTTGCCATTAATGGCAAGTGCTGGTTGAGAGCATCCTTACTGAGGATAAAGGTATGCCCAGTCAGTAAGTACGTGCCAAAGATACAAACCGCCAGGAACACAAACATCACCGTGTATTTGAGGTAGAGCTGTTTTACCGACCGGCGGGTAAACGTGAAATTCATTGTTCAACTTCCCATCTTTACTTAATCAAATATCCTTATTTTAGCATTATGTCTGGCCCGTTGCGAATTTGCTTTGCTACTTTGTTGAATACTGGGCGTTTATGCTTTTTCGCTAAATTGACAGTCAACTGGCAGTGAATTAGAATGAAAAATTAAAGCAAAGAAAGGATTGAAATGATGACCAAACAAGTTCAAGGCCACTTTAGAGCAGTTACCAGCAGTCCCCAGGACTTAGCCCAGCTGGAAGCGATTATGCGGGAGACGTTTACGGATACCTTTGCTAGCGAACAGTCGGCAGAGGATTTAAACGCTTTCTTAGATAAAAATTATAATCAGCCGGTGCTGAAACGTGAATTGGCGGACCAGGACTCAGAAACGTTCTTTTATAAGGTTGACGGTCAGCCAGCAGCATATTTAAAGGTCAATTGGAACGCAGCTCAGACTGAAAAGCAATTTGAGAATGCATTGGAAATTCATATGAACATAATTTAAATGCCCAAGGTTTTTACCACCATTTTGGTTTTCAACGTGTCGGTCAGCACACGTTTACGGTGGGCATGGATCGCCAAACAGATTTTTTGCTGGCAAAGAAGTTGTAAAAGTTACGCTAACACACATTATTTATGGTTAAACAGCAAGGCAATCCAAATGACAAAAATTGCGGTTTCCGGGGGCTTTCTCAAAACAGTTGCACTAAAACTATAATTTTAATGACAGGTTGATTTTAAATGAAGGCCTGCCCTGTTTAGCTAATTATCCATAATAAAAATAAAATCCCTGGACAAAAATAACACTGTTCAGGGATTTTACTAGTTTATTCAAATGTAATGACCGGCTTGACGACCTTGCCGCTGGTGAAGTCGTCAAAGGCTTGGTTGACTTGGTCGAACGAGTAGAACTTCATCAGTTTATCAACGGGGAATTTGCCCTTTTTAGAATATTTGATGAGTTTGGGAATGGCGTCACCTTCAATCAGACCGATAATCTGCTTGGATTCACCCATGATGTCCATCCCGGTCAGGTCCAGTTTACCGGCAATCCCGATTAAACATAGCTTCTCATCGGTTCCCAACGAATGCAGCAAGTCTATGATTAGCGGCCCGTAGCCGATGGAATCAACGGCGTAATCTAAGC of Limosilactobacillus oris contains these proteins:
- a CDS encoding 5'-nucleotidase, lipoprotein e(P4) family, whose product is MNKFKKMAMQASAALLMALSVISFSGTATITAAKSDIGNQNTMAVAWYQTSAECKALYLQGYNIARRNLDQDLAQASAQPRAIILDIDETVLDNSPYQAYNALHDEQFPDHWNDWVNAAKAKPVPGAKDFLNYANQNGVQIYYVSDRSTGQLKATKKNLANQGLPQATDDHILLKGKNDKSKETRRQAIEKNNNVIMFFGDSLTDMNDPKSPSVKDRYQDVMENANQFGSKYIILPCPMYGGWEGALYGGNYNISNAQKTKDRKSHLTYFNPKTNKVENKTVTEP
- a CDS encoding ASCH domain-containing protein, producing the protein MKALSLHPENAAAVAWGDKLVEYRTWQTNYRGPLLICASAKRQPGFLAGYALCVMNLEGIYHFPDGSYGWRFSPYPTGLSYHIEPAAIKGRQRLFNVDNVLIQPVKWEHQGQIDWEQAEQWLEQVYRPLIK
- a CDS encoding site-specific integrase, yielding MSTKKREYIPKNKTNGQVKGRRKIWVENVKFLTLTEYEQLCNTIKAASRPELVNRNLLMIAIALNNGLRASDVVTLRVGHVLNKTKTRVIEQKTGKAKTLFWNNCLAEIINYLNDLNYHDENDYLFPGKQDGHFSVHGFYEMLQRMGRKTGNPQLAAKLGTHSFRKTFGRQLYKKGVNVEIISQLFNHSSERNTRHYLGIEQEDLDKVVQNFKFE
- the xerS gene encoding tyrosine recombinase XerS, producing the protein MEADKYLTLIQSELAKLPDYVNEYYLGTNHAVTTTYQYLTEIRRFFDWLRVSGLTDAQDNTGISTKTLEKLRRNDIMLYIDHLKHTQNAQGRLNSPTSINRSINALRSLFKYLTVTADINDGEPYFYRNVMLKIDSLNDTQTLNYRAHTLSSHMYRGQMKFDFINFIQNEYLHKCDKRALPAFKVNRERDIAIIALILGTGVRVSEAANVNLGDLNINQGLLDVVRKGGQRDSVPIAPWSIQYLQDYLAIRAQRYHALKKDTAFFLTVYHGETRRMTANAIERMVKKYSTAFGHPLTPHKLRHTLASEMYEVTKDQVLVAQQLGQKGTSATDLYTHVGVTQQREALDEISKEKK
- a CDS encoding YfhO family protein, translated to MNFTFTRRSVKQLYLKYTVMFVFLAVCIFGTYLLTGHTFILSKDALNQHLPLMANYRAALIHFFHHPGQFQYWSWKMGLGTDTFQVYSYYTIGDVFAYLALLFPAAKMTLAYQVITVIRLYCVGLAFVYFAQHFRFRDNVILAGAATYMVNAFLLYACIAQPFFTTPFILFPLIVVQLERVLQGRSAWPLVGAFTWMLISNYYFAFVLGIGAVLYLILRVATHYRTKLNYWQTLAKLAFATISSILVSAVMLVPELIAVMNSTRTGSEFANGLKVYPLYYYLFLPKQLINGGQWYFMYWTALGIVSIGFLALVYIYSRPKQYPLLTISLALALIMLLIPAVGAFFNGMMSASNRWTLLIYLPLAMTVCILVQNAPQLSHRDLWILSWATGVYLLILIVTFFFENNDDIFMPVIFLIVSLLTLWMIDLHRPQSPDRWLLGLIVLNAAFNAVYSAFPYNGNFTKNMLSRGEYQAITANRYGGLDQGLTGKPFYRVSTVSQNQIINSSGSVDDLGPNLDNDLTSGLNNIDSYYSLQNKYLGQFNTSLQNNQYQANIPIRQADDRSIMNNFFGVKYLFVQSNGKNATKIPAGYFMDKATDPVINYDSGQPNPRAIQKGKEPFVPTQTIRYQSKQAFPLLYWQGDYISAKRYRRLSPTAKERALAAGVLVDGSTKGMRPANLHNQVYTLKSVLVSNRLNQVNPHQLKYTDSDENYQLQFPELENKKFAKRFKQTELHIEFSKIKYTPFSMKEQIKYDQKHLQQMAVNPGSVINQRFTKYQYWRYHVLNGSPDISFKLNYTSKFGTASVVQAKQNVLSLFKKVTNSTLNIGYYQGGLPEALTFQPSKLGTYQLDYKVVAEKLDSHYDQQVRAIQQHALTNLQFKRNQVSGTITTPRSGILTSSIPYSTGWTVNVDGHRAKTVRTNQAFLGVWLPAGQHHVAFNYQTPGLKTGVKMSLIGLGWLLITAGVSCVWKRR
- a CDS encoding patatin-like phospholipase family protein, which gives rise to MLYNAALVLEGGAFRGQYTAGIVDTFLAHHIEFRSVIGVSAGSLNGVNFVAKQYGRAASININYRHDRNYISMARVFKKQIINLDYLFEDHGYSWRNFDEQAYKRSSSHFTAVATSLNTGKTVFFTDPTGDELNQALKASSSMPFLSDPQETSQGLCLDGGIADSIPYDIAQQQGFDKIVVVRTRDAKYRKKPSSRAVKELYHRFYKDYPQFAEAGINRPLVYNRQITELNRLANDGKIFDIVPKKPIKIKRVEGNVRKIRKLYERGKKECEEYLPQMIAYLEK